The following proteins are encoded in a genomic region of Corallococcus silvisoli:
- the infC gene encoding translation initiation factor IF-3, whose protein sequence is MVRDQRTNRRIRAREVRVVGPNAEQLGVMSIEAALTRAQADGLDLVEISPMAKPPVCKIMDYGKFKYEEKKKASETKKKQVVVHLKEVKLRPKTEEHDYEFKVRNVRRFLEEGNKAKITIMFRGREITHKELGSAILEDVTKDLKEVAVVEQNPRMEGRQMFMILAPNAKVAQRARELVRQQADGAGKKQEGRPADVKPAEGGRGGGSRGTGEGAPEVPVAVVSAGIVGNATPIASKE, encoded by the coding sequence ATCGTTCGCGATCAGAGAACCAATCGCCGTATCCGAGCCCGCGAGGTCCGAGTCGTCGGACCGAACGCCGAGCAGCTCGGGGTCATGTCCATCGAAGCAGCCCTGACGCGCGCCCAGGCGGACGGTCTCGACCTCGTCGAGATCAGCCCCATGGCCAAGCCGCCGGTCTGCAAGATCATGGACTACGGCAAGTTCAAGTACGAGGAGAAGAAGAAGGCCTCGGAGACGAAGAAGAAGCAGGTCGTGGTCCACCTGAAAGAGGTGAAGCTCCGCCCCAAGACGGAGGAGCACGACTACGAGTTCAAGGTCCGCAACGTCCGCCGGTTCCTGGAAGAGGGGAACAAGGCGAAGATCACCATCATGTTCCGGGGTCGTGAAATCACCCACAAGGAGCTGGGGAGCGCGATCCTCGAGGACGTGACCAAGGACCTGAAGGAAGTCGCGGTGGTGGAGCAGAACCCCCGGATGGAAGGGCGCCAGATGTTCATGATCCTGGCCCCCAACGCGAAGGTGGCCCAGCGCGCCCGGGAGCTGGTCCGTCAGCAGGCGGACGGTGCCGGCAAGAAGCAGGAAGGCAGGCCGGCGGACGTCAAGCCGGCGGAAGGCGGGCGGGGAGGTGGGTCCCGGGGAACCGGGGAGGGGGCGCCGGAGGTTCCGGTGGCGGTGGTTTCTGCAGGGATTGTAGGAAACGCTACCCCCATCGCATCGAAAGAGTGA
- the thrS gene encoding threonine--tRNA ligase, producing MSESITVTLPDGSQKQTVRGTTIADFVKGSIGVGLAKAALFARVNGQDVDLTRTLDEDAKLQIFTSKSPEGLDLIRHDAAHVVASVVQRLFPGTQVTIGPSTEEGFYYDFFREKPFTPEELEKIEAAANAELKQDAPFVRTEISMEDAIRLFEEKGEKFKVEIVKDIAAKGAKTLTLYTHGDWVDFCLGPHAPSTGKIGVIKILSSSGAYWRGDHRNPMLQRVYGTAFFDKKALEAYLTRIEEARKRDHRKLGKELDLFHFHPYSPGAAFWTPKGTALYQTLSDWMRGLTAGDGYVEIKTPLMFNKGLWETSGHWGKYKENMFLVLDSESGEHDFSLKPMNCPSHHLFYGFKKHSYRDLPLRLHTQDVLHRNEAAGSLGGLTRVRQFAQDDAHIYCMESQITDEVRRFVKLLDRVYKAVGLTYAVKLSTRPEQRLGDDSLWDRAEDGLKAALESLGLPYELAPGDGAFYGPKIDFAVSDSIGRRWQLGTMQLDYLAPQRFDLTYVGEDNAEHRPVVLHRAIFGSFERFTAILIEHFAGAFPAWLAPVQATIVTVADRQLEYARKVRDDLRAKGFRVELDERGMTLNAKIREAQMQKVPFTLVVGDNEVEAGAVAPRRYGGEDLKTMKAADFEALLAKEAALP from the coding sequence GCCAGAAGCAGACCGTCCGGGGCACGACCATCGCGGACTTCGTGAAGGGCAGCATCGGTGTGGGGCTCGCGAAGGCGGCCCTCTTCGCCCGGGTCAACGGCCAGGACGTGGACCTGACGCGCACGCTCGACGAGGACGCGAAGCTGCAGATCTTCACGTCCAAGAGCCCTGAAGGCCTGGACCTCATCCGCCACGACGCCGCGCACGTGGTGGCCAGCGTCGTGCAGCGCCTGTTCCCCGGCACGCAGGTGACCATCGGTCCCTCGACGGAGGAGGGCTTCTACTACGACTTCTTCCGCGAGAAGCCCTTCACGCCGGAGGAGCTGGAGAAGATCGAGGCGGCCGCCAACGCCGAGCTCAAGCAGGACGCGCCCTTCGTGCGGACCGAGATCTCCATGGAGGACGCCATCCGGCTCTTCGAGGAGAAGGGCGAGAAGTTCAAGGTGGAGATCGTCAAGGACATCGCCGCCAAGGGCGCCAAGACGCTCACGCTCTACACGCACGGCGACTGGGTGGACTTCTGCCTGGGGCCCCACGCGCCCAGCACGGGGAAGATCGGCGTCATCAAGATCCTCTCCTCCAGCGGCGCGTACTGGCGCGGCGACCACCGCAACCCGATGCTCCAGCGCGTCTACGGCACGGCCTTCTTCGACAAGAAGGCGCTGGAGGCCTACCTCACGCGCATCGAAGAGGCGAGGAAGCGCGACCACCGCAAGCTGGGCAAGGAGCTGGATCTCTTCCACTTCCACCCGTACTCGCCGGGCGCCGCCTTCTGGACGCCCAAGGGCACCGCGCTCTACCAGACGCTGTCGGACTGGATGCGCGGGCTCACGGCCGGTGATGGCTACGTGGAGATCAAGACGCCCCTGATGTTCAACAAGGGCCTCTGGGAGACGAGCGGCCACTGGGGCAAGTACAAGGAGAACATGTTCCTGGTGCTCGACAGCGAGTCCGGCGAGCACGACTTCTCCCTCAAGCCGATGAACTGCCCGTCGCACCACCTGTTCTACGGCTTCAAGAAGCACAGCTACCGCGACCTGCCCCTGCGCCTGCACACCCAGGACGTGCTCCACCGCAACGAGGCCGCGGGCTCGCTGGGCGGGCTCACCCGCGTGCGCCAGTTCGCCCAGGACGACGCGCACATCTACTGCATGGAGAGCCAGATCACCGACGAGGTGCGGCGCTTCGTGAAGCTGTTGGATCGCGTCTACAAGGCGGTGGGCCTCACCTACGCGGTGAAGCTGTCCACGCGCCCCGAGCAGCGCCTGGGGGATGACTCCCTCTGGGACCGCGCGGAGGACGGGCTCAAGGCGGCGCTGGAGTCGCTGGGCCTCCCCTATGAGCTGGCCCCGGGCGACGGCGCCTTCTACGGCCCGAAGATCGACTTCGCGGTGTCGGACAGCATCGGCCGGCGGTGGCAGCTGGGCACCATGCAGCTGGACTACCTGGCCCCGCAGCGCTTCGACCTCACGTACGTGGGCGAGGACAACGCCGAGCACCGCCCGGTGGTCCTCCACCGCGCCATCTTCGGCTCCTTCGAGCGCTTCACCGCCATCCTCATCGAGCACTTCGCGGGCGCGTTCCCGGCGTGGCTGGCCCCGGTGCAGGCCACCATCGTCACCGTCGCGGACCGTCAGCTGGAATACGCCCGCAAGGTGCGGGACGACCTGCGCGCGAAGGGCTTCCGCGTGGAGCTGGACGAGCGCGGCATGACGCTCAACGCGAAGATCCGCGAAGCGCAGATGCAGAAGGTCCCGTTCACCCTGGTGGTGGGCGACAACGAGGTGGAGGCCGGCGCCGTGGCCCCCCGCCGCTACGGCGGCGAGGACCTCAAGACCATGAAGGCCGCCGACTTCGAGGCGCTCCTCGCCAAGGAAGCCGCGCTGCCCTGA